The Nostoc sp. 'Lobaria pulmonaria (5183) cyanobiont' genome window below encodes:
- a CDS encoding TlyA family RNA methyltransferase yields the protein MAKQRLDTLLVELNLCSSRALAQRLIQAGEVTVNQQLVDKPGTEVDIAAQINIKERSPFVSRGGEKLSKALSVFTIPVAERICLDGGISTGGFTDCLLQAGAKQVYGIDVGYGQVDWRLRNDSRVILRERTNLRQLRPDELYGENDPIPDLAVVDVSFISLTKILPALWQLTQANREAVLLVKPQFEVGRSRVGKKGVVRDPNDQADAIFQVLQAAHELGWKYKGLTWSPITGPAGNIEYLLWLGMESEIPPPNLEAVRQITQSATTDLRKS from the coding sequence TTGGCGAAACAGCGACTCGACACACTATTAGTAGAGTTAAATTTATGTTCTTCTCGCGCCTTAGCACAACGGTTAATTCAGGCGGGGGAAGTTACTGTTAATCAGCAGTTAGTTGATAAACCTGGAACAGAAGTAGATATTGCAGCTCAAATAAATATTAAAGAGCGATCGCCTTTTGTTTCTAGAGGCGGTGAAAAACTCTCCAAAGCTTTGTCAGTATTTACGATTCCCGTAGCCGAGCGCATTTGTTTAGATGGTGGGATTTCTACTGGTGGTTTTACTGATTGTCTTTTGCAAGCTGGAGCAAAACAAGTTTACGGTATTGATGTCGGTTACGGACAAGTTGACTGGCGGTTGCGAAATGATTCGCGGGTGATTTTGCGGGAACGCACCAATTTACGACAACTACGACCAGATGAATTATATGGTGAAAATGACCCGATTCCTGATTTGGCGGTAGTTGATGTATCGTTTATTTCTTTAACTAAGATTCTGCCTGCTTTGTGGCAACTAACTCAAGCTAACCGAGAAGCTGTGTTGTTAGTTAAGCCACAGTTTGAAGTCGGCAGATCCCGTGTGGGTAAAAAAGGTGTTGTACGAGATCCAAACGACCAAGCTGATGCCATTTTCCAGGTGTTGCAAGCCGCCCACGAATTAGGGTGGAAATACAAAGGCTTAACTTGGTCGCCGATCACTGGCCCGGCTGGGAATATCGAATATCTTTTGTGGTTGGGAATGGAAAGTGAAATACCACCACCTAATTTAGAGGCAGTTAGGCAAATAACGCAATCAGCAACAACTGATTTACGGAAAAGTTAA
- a CDS encoding DUF29 family protein: MEELLTLKDLLVKGDVQGALIIVEELTEMSRNDIIKTIRSYAVILLLHLIKQQAENRTTRSWEVLIRNSVREIQRENKRRNAGGYYLAPEELLEILAEAYLNAIDEASLEVEEGRYEAQELEKLINREEIINRALALILPGESS; this comes from the coding sequence ATGGAAGAATTATTAACCCTGAAAGACTTACTTGTTAAGGGCGATGTTCAAGGGGCATTGATTATAGTTGAAGAATTAACAGAAATGAGCCGAAATGACATAATCAAGACGATTCGTAGCTATGCAGTGATTTTGCTGTTGCATCTGATTAAACAACAAGCTGAAAACCGCACGACTCGCTCTTGGGAAGTCTTAATTCGGAATTCAGTTCGGGAAATTCAGCGGGAAAATAAGCGGCGTAATGCTGGAGGCTATTATCTCGCGCCAGAAGAATTGTTAGAAATCTTAGCAGAAGCCTATTTAAATGCCATTGATGAGGCTTCTCTAGAAGTAGAAGAAGGTCGTTATGAAGCCCAAGAATTAGAAAAGCTGATTAACCGAGAAGAAATTATCAATCGTGCTTTGGCTTTAATCTTACCAGGAGAGTCTAGTTAA
- a CDS encoding XisI protein, translating into MDKLARYREIIRQLIFDYASHKPANGQIETEAVIDSERDHYEVLHIGWDGVRRVHGSVVHIDIINDKVWIQYDGTSQPVAEALLEAGILHKDIVLGFHPAELRQYTDFAVS; encoded by the coding sequence ATGGATAAGCTAGCTCGGTATCGTGAAATTATTCGTCAGTTGATATTTGACTATGCTAGTCACAAGCCTGCTAACGGTCAAATAGAGACAGAAGCAGTCATTGACTCGGAGCGAGACCATTACGAAGTGTTACACATTGGCTGGGATGGAGTGCGCCGCGTACATGGTTCGGTGGTACATATAGATATTATTAATGATAAAGTGTGGATTCAATATGATGGTACTTCCCAGCCAGTAGCAGAGGCATTATTAGAAGCGGGTATTTTGCACAAAGATATTGTCTTGGGTTTCCATCCTGCTGAACTACGGCAATACACGGATTTTGCTGTATCTTAA
- a CDS encoding element excision factor XisH family protein: MPPRDIYHTAVIKALIADGWTITNDPLYLAYGGRELYVDIGAERVTIAAERDDQKIAVEIKSFLSPSPVNDLQEAVGQYEVYRSVLKELQPKRQLYLAVPKRVYEGIFSERFGQLILNSIGINLIVFDEQLERIIRWIS; encoded by the coding sequence ATGCCACCCAGAGACATCTACCACACCGCAGTCATTAAAGCACTTATCGCAGATGGTTGGACAATAACCAACGATCCCTTATACCTGGCATACGGGGGTAGAGAACTTTACGTAGATATTGGAGCAGAAAGAGTTACCATTGCTGCTGAGAGAGACGATCAAAAAATAGCTGTTGAAATCAAAAGTTTTCTGAGTCCTTCTCCCGTGAATGACCTCCAGGAAGCTGTAGGACAGTATGAAGTTTATCGTAGCGTCCTTAAAGAACTACAACCAAAACGCCAACTTTATTTAGCAGTTCCCAAGCGGGTTTACGAAGGTATATTTTCCGAACGCTTTGGTCAGCTAATTCTTAATAGTATAGGAATAAACCTAATTGTCTTTGACGAGCAACTAGAAAGGATTATTAGATGGATAAGCTAG
- the apcB gene encoding allophycocyanin subunit beta: MRDAVTSLIKNYDLAGRYFDRNAIDSLKSYFDSGTARVQAAAAINSNAAALVKQAGLKLFEELPELIRPGGNAYTTRRYAACLRDMDYYLRYATYALVAGNTNVLDERVLQGLRETYNSLGVPIGPTVRGIQILKDLIKEQVVAAGVVNTAFVDEPFDHITRELSEIDI; the protein is encoded by the coding sequence ATGCGCGATGCGGTAACAAGTTTAATTAAGAATTATGACCTAGCTGGTCGGTATTTTGACCGGAATGCGATCGATAGCCTGAAGTCTTATTTTGATAGTGGTACAGCAAGAGTACAAGCGGCGGCGGCAATCAATTCTAATGCGGCTGCACTTGTCAAGCAAGCTGGTTTAAAGTTATTTGAAGAACTGCCAGAATTGATTCGCCCCGGTGGAAATGCTTATACAACTCGTCGTTATGCAGCTTGTCTGCGGGATATGGACTACTATCTGCGCTATGCCACCTATGCGCTGGTTGCTGGTAACACAAATGTATTGGATGAACGAGTCCTGCAAGGGCTACGTGAAACTTACAATTCTCTAGGAGTACCAATTGGCCCTACGGTTCGCGGTATCCAAATTCTCAAGGATTTGATTAAGGAACAAGTAGTAGCAGCAGGTGTGGTTAATACTGCTTTTGTAGATGAACCATTCGATCACATCACACGCGAGTTGAGCGAGATAGATATTTAG
- the glnA gene encoding type I glutamate--ammonia ligase has product MTTPQEVLKRIQDDKIQLIDLKFIDTVGTWQHLTLYQDQIDETAFTDGVPFDGSSIRGWKAINESDMTMVLDPNTAWIDPFMEVPTLSIICSIKEPRTGEWYNRCPRVIAQKAIDYLVSTGLGDTAFFGPEAEFFIFDSARFAQTANEGYYFLDSAEGAWNSGKAGTDEKPNLGYKPRFKEGYFPVSPTDSFQDIRTEMLLTMAQLGVPIEKHHHEVATGGQCELGFKFGKLIEAADWLMIYKYVIKNVAKKYGKTVTFMPKPIFGDNGSGMHCHQSIWRDGQPLFAGDKYAGLSDMGLYYIGGLLKHAPALLAITNPSTNSYKRLVPGYEAPVNLAYSQGNRSASIRIPLSGTNPKAKRLEFRCPDATSNPYLAFAAMLCAGIDGIKNKIHPGEPLDKNIYELSPEELAKVPSTPGSLELALQALEKDHAFLTESGVFTEDFIENWIDYKLGNEVKQLQLRPHPYEFYLYYDA; this is encoded by the coding sequence ATGACAACACCGCAAGAAGTCTTGAAGAGAATTCAAGATGATAAAATTCAACTGATTGATCTCAAATTCATCGATACAGTAGGGACTTGGCAGCATCTCACACTGTATCAAGACCAAATTGATGAGACTGCATTCACTGATGGCGTACCTTTTGACGGTTCCAGCATCCGGGGTTGGAAAGCAATTAACGAATCAGACATGACGATGGTACTCGACCCCAACACTGCTTGGATCGACCCATTTATGGAAGTCCCAACGCTAAGTATAATTTGTAGTATTAAAGAACCCCGCACGGGTGAATGGTACAATCGTTGCCCACGCGTTATTGCCCAAAAAGCAATAGATTACCTGGTTTCCACTGGTCTTGGTGACACAGCCTTCTTTGGCCCTGAAGCTGAATTCTTTATCTTTGACAGTGCTAGGTTTGCACAAACCGCCAACGAAGGCTACTATTTCTTAGACTCCGCAGAAGGTGCTTGGAATTCTGGTAAAGCCGGTACAGATGAAAAACCCAACTTGGGTTACAAACCACGCTTCAAAGAAGGTTACTTCCCAGTTTCACCAACGGATTCTTTTCAAGATATCCGTACAGAGATGCTGTTGACGATGGCACAATTAGGTGTACCCATTGAAAAGCATCACCACGAAGTTGCTACTGGTGGTCAGTGCGAACTTGGTTTCAAGTTTGGTAAGTTGATCGAAGCGGCTGACTGGTTGATGATTTACAAATATGTCATCAAGAACGTTGCCAAGAAATACGGTAAAACCGTCACCTTCATGCCAAAACCGATTTTTGGCGATAACGGTTCGGGAATGCACTGTCACCAATCCATCTGGAGAGACGGCCAACCTCTGTTTGCAGGTGATAAATATGCTGGTTTGAGCGATATGGGGTTGTACTACATTGGTGGTCTTCTCAAACACGCACCAGCCCTGTTGGCAATCACCAACCCTAGCACCAACTCATACAAGCGCCTAGTACCTGGTTATGAAGCTCCTGTTAACTTGGCTTACTCCCAAGGGAACCGTTCTGCTTCTATCCGTATTCCTTTATCTGGCACTAACCCTAAAGCCAAACGTTTGGAATTCCGTTGTCCAGATGCTACATCTAACCCTTATTTGGCATTTGCTGCAATGCTTTGTGCTGGTATCGATGGCATCAAAAACAAAATCCATCCTGGTGAACCCCTAGATAAGAATATCTATGAACTCTCTCCAGAAGAACTGGCAAAGGTTCCTTCAACTCCAGGTTCTTTAGAACTGGCGTTGCAAGCACTGGAAAAAGATCACGCCTTTTTGACAGAATCAGGCGTTTTCACGGAAGACTTTATCGAAAATTGGATTGATTACAAGCTAGGTAACGAAGTTAAACAGTTGCAGCTGCGTCCTCATCCCTACGAATTTTACCTTTACTACGATGCTTAA
- a CDS encoding ferritin-like domain-containing protein: protein MTVTYPRKFQNVLSARDILKRVVCDREIHLITLNRYRYSEQHSCKDLTELIEQLNGQPRQLVRDLSHHISDEARHAMWLTDLLTDLGADIGKPPGSSYINEFERLLDREQKDPVQDLEDFVISSLAAINVTEKRGCEYFSAHIHALKQAPQTEENIKIRETIEKILPEEVGHVRWGNRWLGELARKSPEHQQKVEQAKRKYTAIEQAAFESGMDITLGAELRRVANLVEVANTMPLWQRPQYLMERLPQTLLAPELQFTRIQAAQKAWQRDPQMFIEKFVPMFLNGIQGRENNRKKTTV, encoded by the coding sequence ATGACAGTTACCTACCCGCGTAAATTTCAGAATGTTTTGAGTGCGAGAGATATATTAAAACGGGTGGTATGCGATCGCGAAATCCATCTTATTACCCTCAACCGCTACCGTTACAGCGAACAACACAGCTGCAAAGACCTCACAGAGCTAATTGAACAACTGAATGGACAGCCACGGCAACTAGTGCGGGATTTGTCTCATCACATTTCGGATGAAGCTCGTCATGCCATGTGGCTAACTGACTTGTTGACAGACCTGGGAGCAGATATTGGTAAGCCGCCCGGTTCCTCATATATCAATGAATTTGAACGCCTACTCGATCGCGAACAAAAAGATCCAGTCCAAGACCTCGAAGATTTTGTGATTTCTTCCCTTGCCGCAATTAACGTTACCGAAAAACGGGGCTGTGAGTATTTCTCTGCCCATATTCACGCCCTCAAACAAGCACCGCAGACAGAAGAAAACATCAAAATTCGGGAAACAATTGAAAAAATTCTCCCAGAGGAAGTAGGACACGTCCGGTGGGGTAATCGTTGGCTAGGAGAACTCGCGCGTAAAAGTCCAGAACATCAGCAAAAAGTCGAGCAAGCCAAGCGAAAATATACTGCAATTGAACAAGCTGCATTTGAATCGGGAATGGATATCACCTTGGGTGCAGAACTACGACGAGTTGCCAACTTGGTGGAAGTGGCAAATACCATGCCACTTTGGCAACGTCCCCAGTACCTGATGGAACGCTTACCCCAGACTTTGCTAGCGCCTGAGTTGCAATTTACTAGGATTCAGGCTGCACAAAAGGCTTGGCAGCGCGATCCACAGATGTTTATCGAGAAGTTTGTGCCAATGTTCCTCAATGGCATCCAGGGAAGAGAGAATAACCGCAAGAAAACAACAGTGTAA
- the patX gene encoding heterocyst-inhibiting protein PatX, translating to MRAAISLLVSSLVFGPLAFNCQAMVNHLSTALPSTPTSEQRLSASSEACSDDAPRHRGSGRREVTQKARNIYAVV from the coding sequence ATGCGTGCTGCCATTTCACTTTTAGTCTCGAGTCTGGTGTTCGGCCCCTTAGCTTTTAATTGCCAAGCAATGGTCAATCACTTATCAACAGCGCTGCCTTCCACGCCTACTTCGGAACAGCGGCTCTCGGCGTCATCTGAAGCTTGTTCAGATGATGCGCCACGTCATCGCGGTAGTGGGCGCAGAGAAGTGACACAAAAAGCCCGAAATATCTATGCTGTGGTTTAA